The proteins below are encoded in one region of Fibrella aestuarina BUZ 2:
- a CDS encoding sugar transferase, whose protein sequence is MLSANPTTYSRHSTRASTPAGPELSYVDVPSSLYTRYGKRLFDLTVAAFVTVFVLSWMIPLIGLAICLTSRGPILFVQVRSGRNGRVFHCLKFRTMYHAPTAAFAQARKGDARITRIGAFLRRTNLDEMPQFWNVLMGDMSIVGPRPHAVQHDDLYWHTIQNYRSRYEVRPGITGLAQVRGARGETRELVNMKHRVQYDLLYVKKQSIGLDAKLCLGTVQAMLKGNVNAW, encoded by the coding sequence ATGCTGTCCGCTAATCCAACCACGTATTCGCGCCACTCAACACGTGCTTCAACGCCAGCCGGTCCTGAACTAAGCTATGTTGATGTTCCTTCGTCGCTATATACACGTTACGGGAAACGGCTGTTTGATCTAACAGTTGCAGCGTTCGTCACCGTTTTCGTGCTCTCATGGATGATTCCGCTTATTGGCTTGGCTATTTGCCTCACGTCACGTGGCCCTATCCTGTTTGTACAGGTACGTAGTGGGCGCAACGGGCGGGTATTTCACTGCCTGAAGTTTCGAACGATGTATCATGCCCCAACGGCCGCGTTTGCTCAGGCCCGTAAAGGGGATGCGCGGATAACCCGTATTGGCGCCTTCCTGCGCCGCACGAACCTCGACGAGATGCCGCAGTTCTGGAATGTGCTGATGGGTGATATGAGTATCGTGGGGCCACGTCCGCATGCTGTACAGCATGATGATCTGTATTGGCATACAATTCAGAACTATCGTTCTCGCTATGAGGTACGACCTGGTATTACGGGGCTAGCGCAGGTACGTGGTGCCCGTGGCGAAACACGGGAACTGGTTAATATGAAGCATCGCGTTCAGTATGATCTGCTGTACGTAAAGAAACAGTCAATTGGGCTGGACGCTAAGCTGTGCTTGGGAACAGTTCAGGCTATGCTGAAAGGAAATGTGAATGCGTGGTAG
- a CDS encoding flippase codes for MRGRLVALLPQGQWRKFSINIASLFSVQVANYLLPLLTVPYVSRVIGPERMGLLNFSMSYNNYFVLLVSFGFDVAIVRLVAANRDDHAYINRLFAQVLSAKLLLLALAACIFFALAIVDSSFRAYLPLHMATCLYCVGVALFPQWLFQGMEDLSRIAMLSLLGKSIITLGVFVLVRQADDFIYQNLIMSSSHVIVSTIALGIAVKRYKLTYQVPGWQSIRQRFREGFTFFLSSINNTLYSSSHVFMLGIFSTSYAVGVFSAGSRLELLLRVFVSMALNQALFPIVANGFGQSQERGLGMVRRIAPVLLTGTALIGVLLFVSAPLAVSLLYGNRFNEAVVVVRILAVLPVLLSMNSLLGMHTMLNLHMDRPYFFITLVGSVIGLSLNYKLIHQYSYVGAAIAWVCTEACVVIAMLGWLIYRRIAIVKLIRLNE; via the coding sequence ATGCGTGGTAGACTCGTTGCTTTATTGCCGCAAGGGCAATGGCGTAAGTTCTCGATTAACATAGCTTCTCTGTTTAGCGTACAGGTGGCTAATTATTTGTTGCCATTGCTAACGGTGCCGTATGTATCGCGGGTGATTGGGCCGGAACGAATGGGGTTGCTTAACTTTTCAATGAGTTATAACAACTACTTCGTGCTTCTGGTAAGCTTTGGATTCGATGTTGCAATAGTGCGGTTAGTCGCTGCCAATCGCGATGACCATGCTTACATCAATCGCCTGTTCGCGCAGGTGCTGTCGGCCAAATTACTCTTGCTGGCATTAGCTGCCTGCATCTTCTTTGCTCTGGCTATAGTTGATTCTAGCTTTCGGGCGTATTTGCCGCTCCACATGGCCACATGTTTATATTGCGTAGGTGTGGCATTGTTCCCGCAATGGCTCTTTCAAGGCATGGAAGACCTTAGCCGCATCGCCATGCTGAGCTTACTAGGAAAATCTATTATTACGCTTGGTGTGTTTGTGCTGGTACGGCAGGCCGATGACTTTATTTACCAGAACCTGATTATGAGTTCGTCTCATGTGATCGTAAGTACGATAGCGTTGGGTATTGCAGTTAAGCGTTATAAGCTCACTTATCAGGTTCCAGGATGGCAGTCAATCAGGCAAAGATTTCGGGAAGGGTTCACTTTTTTCCTGTCATCAATTAATAATACCCTTTATAGTTCATCGCATGTGTTCATGCTGGGCATATTTAGTACGTCCTATGCGGTTGGCGTATTTTCTGCGGGGAGTCGGCTGGAACTTTTGTTACGAGTTTTTGTGAGTATGGCACTCAATCAAGCGCTCTTCCCGATCGTAGCCAATGGTTTTGGTCAAAGTCAGGAACGAGGGCTAGGTATGGTTCGTCGAATTGCCCCAGTACTTCTAACTGGCACAGCGCTGATTGGCGTCCTGCTTTTTGTTAGTGCGCCCTTAGCTGTCTCGTTGCTATATGGCAATCGGTTCAACGAAGCCGTTGTCGTAGTCAGAATACTGGCGGTATTGCCCGTCTTATTAAGTATGAACAGCCTACTTGGGATGCATACCATGCTGAATTTGCATATGGACAGGCCCTACTTCTTCATAACCTTGGTTGGTTCTGTCATCGGGTTAAGCCTCAATTACAAGCTTATCCACCAGTACAGCTATGTGGGTGCTGCCATTGCCTGGGTGTGTACGGAGGCATGCGTCGTGATCGCTATGCTCGGTTGGCTGATTTATCGACGAATTGCTATCGTCAAGTTAATCAGATTGAACGAATAA